A stretch of the Vibrio aquimaris genome encodes the following:
- a CDS encoding PaaI family thioesterase, with the protein MELRRSFQEQIPNNHCFGCGPQNHQGLKIQSYWNGENQSVCDFTPLPHHSAGPLHFLNGGIISTIIDCHCVCTAIAKGYLMRDREIGQGELVWFATGNLEVKFAKPVPIDSHVQLVASISEAKESKIVLSCDLLADDTLCCLSTIVAVKVPNQWFEPKQ; encoded by the coding sequence ATGGAGCTTAGACGATCGTTTCAAGAACAAATCCCAAATAACCATTGTTTTGGTTGTGGACCTCAGAATCACCAAGGATTGAAAATTCAAAGCTACTGGAATGGTGAAAATCAATCTGTATGTGATTTTACTCCATTACCACACCATAGTGCTGGACCTTTACATTTTCTCAATGGTGGCATCATTTCAACCATAATCGATTGCCACTGCGTGTGTACAGCGATTGCCAAAGGTTACTTGATGCGTGATAGAGAGATAGGACAAGGTGAGTTAGTATGGTTTGCAACTGGGAACCTAGAGGTCAAATTCGCAAAACCCGTTCCGATTGACAGCCACGTTCAATTAGTTGCTTCAATTTCGGAAGCGAAAGAGAGCAAAATTGTACTCTCCTGCGATTTACTTGCCGATGACACGCTGTGCTGCCTAAGTACCATTGTTGCTGTAAAAGTCCCAAACCAATGGTTTGAGCCTAAACAGTAA
- the ompW gene encoding outer membrane protein OmpW — MKKALCGLAVLTALVSGNVMAHQEGDFIVRAGIATVSPNDSSGDVLNSSGSHFSVDSNTQLGLTFGYMFTDNISFEVLAATPFSHKISTNYGNLGEIAETKHLPPTFMLEYYFGNADSEIRPYIGAGINYTVFFDEELNGRGKDASLSDLSLDDSWGLAANVGVDYMINEEWFLNASVWYADIDTTAKYKAGATEYSTDVEIDPWVFMIGGGYKF; from the coding sequence ATGAAAAAAGCACTATGTGGTCTTGCTGTTCTCACAGCTCTCGTATCTGGTAATGTCATGGCTCATCAAGAAGGAGACTTTATCGTTCGCGCGGGGATTGCTACAGTTTCACCTAATGATAGCAGTGGTGATGTACTCAACTCGTCGGGTAGCCATTTTTCCGTGGACTCCAACACTCAGCTTGGTTTAACTTTTGGGTATATGTTTACCGACAATATCAGTTTTGAAGTACTTGCAGCGACACCATTTTCTCATAAAATTTCGACTAATTACGGTAATCTTGGTGAAATCGCCGAAACCAAACATTTACCACCCACTTTTATGCTTGAATACTATTTTGGTAATGCAGACAGTGAGATCCGTCCTTATATAGGTGCTGGTATAAACTACACTGTGTTTTTTGATGAAGAGTTAAACGGCAGGGGTAAAGACGCGAGCTTAAGTGATTTGTCTCTTGATGATTCATGGGGACTAGCAGCCAATGTCGGTGTCGACTACATGATAAACGAAGAGTGGTTTCTTAACGCTTCGGTTTGGTACGCTGATATTGATACAACAGCGAAGTATAAAGCAGGTGCAACCGAATACTCTACTGACGTAGAGATAGATCCATGGGTATTTATGATTGGCGGCGGCTACAAATTTTAA